The stretch of DNA ACCCATTATTTGGAACTACCGATAGTCAAAACAATAAAATAAACGACCCTTTCCCTACTTCTTTTCCTTCAGGTGGATTTGATTTAGATGCTGTTGGAGTTATTCATTATTCAACTACATCTGTAGAAGAATTGTTTGCCGGTCAATTTAATGTTTATCCAAATCCATTTAAAGACATTATACACATTGAGAATAAGTCAATTACCGAAATCAACTACCAGCTTACCGATATTTACGGAAAGGTATTGATTTCAGAATCTGCATCAACTTCCAACTTCCAACTTCCAACTTCCAACTTCAGTAAAGGTATTTATTTTCTAACTATTTCTCAAGGCGACAAAAGAACCACCCAAAAACTTATTAAAACAAAATAACTACATAGAATCATAGCATTAATGCTGAAAAAGGTTGACATAGAAATTATATTTTTAAACATAGCTCAAAAACTATGTTTAAAGCAAGGCTTCTATCTCTTTTCTTTCAGAAACAATCAATTGTATAAAAAAAACTATGTGGTTAAGAAATTATTCACCATTCTACTTTTATTATTCAGTCAATTTATTTTTGGTAATACAGACAATATTGACACGCTTACTGTGAGTGAGTTTGAACTGGTTGATTACAAAATACCCAAGCAATACAAAAAAACAACATTCGATAGTATTTCTATTCAAGAAAGCACCAATTTATCGGACTTGATTCAGCAACACTCCTCTGTTTTTATTAAAGATTACGGACCAAGTTCTTTATCGTCTATTTCCTTTCGTGGAACAGGAGCATCACACACTCAAGTGCAATGGAATGGTATTTTATTAAACTCACCAATGTTGGGTCAGGTTGATTTTTCGTTGTACCCCACCATATTTTTTAGCGGAGCAGAATTACACCATGGTGCAGCAGCCATGATGGATAGAAATGGTGCTTTGGGCGGTAGTGTACTACTAAAAAATGATAAAAACTTTGACGGTAAAGATGCTGTACTGTTAAAACAAAGTATTGGTAGTTTTAATACCTACAGAACAGAAGCATCGGTTAGTTTTCATCAAAAAAAATGGTTGCTCGAAACCCAATTGTTTTACGCCAATGCTAAAAATGATTTTGAATTTAAAAACATCACCAAAAAAAACAACCCCGTTGAGCATCAAAAAAATGCGGAATTACTACAATATGGTATTCAGCAAGGTATTTACAAACAAACTAAAAACGGAAGTTTTGGTGGTAGAATTTGGTTGTTTGATAGCAACAGAAATCTAGCTCCTGCCATCACAAAAGATTCTGTTAGCGAAAACCAAAAAGACCTCTCTATTCGAGCAATTTTAGAATACAAAAAAACACGAAACAATTGGAATCATCAAATTAGTTCGGGGTTAATAAAAGACCGATTAATTTACGAAGACATCAGTGCTAAAATATATTCAGAAAGCAATACTTATTTGTTTGATAATTTGATAAATACACAATATTACCTAAACAATAAAATCACCTTTTTAAACAGCATTAACTTAAGGTATGAAACGGCAGAATCTGCTGGTTATACAGCACTAAAAAACCGACTACAAAGCAGCTGGATGATTGGAGCAACGTATTCCTTAAAACGATTACAGCTAAATGCCTTTAACCGCTTTATTATACAAGCCAACGAGTTTAACCCAATAGCACCAAACATTGGTGGGAAATTCCAATTGTTTGCCAAAGAGCAGTTTTTTATCAAAGCCAATGCAGGAATAAATTATCGCTACCCAACCTTAAACGATTTGTACTGGAATCTAGGAGGAAATACAGACCTTAAACCTGAAGAAGCCCAAATGGTAGAAGCTGGTTTTACTTACACCAAACCTATAAACAATACCGAATTAAGTCTTGACGCCATTGTGTTCTACAACGATGTAAACAACTGGATTATTTGGCAGCCTACAACAGCTAATTTCTGGAGCCCAAGCAATTTAAAAGAAGTAGTAAACAAAGGTGTTGAAGCTACTTTTTCGAGTACCACAACACTAAAAAACTTTTCGTTAAAACAAAGTATAAATTATGCTTACACGGCTTCAACAAATATTAAATCAAACAACGAAAGCGATTTGTCCGTCAACAAACAGTTGATTTATGTACCCTTTCACAAATTCAACTACACGCTTTCGGCTAAATACAAAAACACCAGTATTTACTACAATTACAGCTATACAGGCATGCGTTTTATTACTCCTGATAACAACTGGTATTTGCCCGAAAACTTTTTGCACAATGTGAGCATAAGTCAAGCGTTTAAGCTTAAAAAATTTACCTTAACCAGTTCATTTAAAGCCAACAACCTTTTAAATCAAGACTACCAATCGATTGCTTACCGAGCCATGCCTGGTAGAAATTATTTATTTTCATTAGCCGTTTCGTTTTAAATGTT from Flavobacteriales bacterium encodes:
- a CDS encoding TonB-dependent receptor plug domain-containing protein; the protein is MVKKLFTILLLLFSQFIFGNTDNIDTLTVSEFELVDYKIPKQYKKTTFDSISIQESTNLSDLIQQHSSVFIKDYGPSSLSSISFRGTGASHTQVQWNGILLNSPMLGQVDFSLYPTIFFSGAELHHGAAAMMDRNGALGGSVLLKNDKNFDGKDAVLLKQSIGSFNTYRTEASVSFHQKKWLLETQLFYANAKNDFEFKNITKKNNPVEHQKNAELLQYGIQQGIYKQTKNGSFGGRIWLFDSNRNLAPAITKDSVSENQKDLSIRAILEYKKTRNNWNHQISSGLIKDRLIYEDISAKIYSESNTYLFDNLINTQYYLNNKITFLNSINLRYETAESAGYTALKNRLQSSWMIGATYSLKRLQLNAFNRFIIQANEFNPIAPNIGGKFQLFAKEQFFIKANAGINYRYPTLNDLYWNLGGNTDLKPEEAQMVEAGFTYTKPINNTELSLDAIVFYNDVNNWIIWQPTTANFWSPSNLKEVVNKGVEATFSSTTTLKNFSLKQSINYAYTASTNIKSNNESDLSVNKQLIYVPFHKFNYTLSAKYKNTSIYYNYSYTGMRFITPDNNWYLPENFLHNVSISQAFKLKKFTLTSSFKANNLLNQDYQSIAYRAMPGRNYLFSLAVSF